The following coding sequences lie in one Pseudorca crassidens isolate mPseCra1 chromosome 2, mPseCra1.hap1, whole genome shotgun sequence genomic window:
- the LOC137212139 gene encoding LOW QUALITY PROTEIN: WD repeat, SAM and U-box domain-containing protein 1-like (The sequence of the model RefSeq protein was modified relative to this genomic sequence to represent the inferred CDS: inserted 2 bases in 2 codons), with protein MVKLIHTLADHDDDVNCCAFSSSLLATCSLDKPIRLYSLSDFSELPHSPLKFHTSAVHXCCFSASGHILALFSTDGTTVLWDTQNGQTLAVMEQPSGSPVRVCRSSPDSTCLISGEADGTVVLWNAQSYKLYRCASVKDGSLVACAFSPNGNLFVTGSSCGDLTLWDDKMRCLHSEKAHDLGITCCDFSSQPVSGGEQGLHFFRLASCGQDCQIKIWVISFTHTLXSVDKSVIVYDTNTENILHTLTQHTRYVTTCAFAPNILLLATGSMDKTVNIWQFDLETPCQARIAEDQPKQFTEDWSEDDVSNWLCAQDLKDLVGIFKMNNIDGRELLNLTKESLADDLKIESLGLRSKVLQKIEELRTKMKTLSSGIPDEFICPITKELMKDPVIASDGYSYEKETMENWISKKKRTSPMTNLVLPSVVLIPNRTLKMAIDRWLETHQK; from the exons ATGGTGAAACTAATTCACACGTTAGCGGATCATGATGATGATGTCAACTGCTgtgccttctcctcttccctcttggCCACTTGCTCCTTGGACAAACCAATTCGCCTGTACTCCCTGAGTGACTTCAGTGAATTGCCACACTCTCCATTGAAGTTTCACACCTCTGCTGTCC GCTGCTGTTTCTCTGCTTCAGGGCatattttggctttattttcaaCAGATGGTACCACTGTCTTATGGGATACTCAAAACGGACAGACTTTGGCAGTGATGGAACAGCCCAGTGGTAGCCCCGTGAGGGTTTGCCGGTCTTCCCCAGACTCCACTTGTTTGATATCAGGGGAAGCTGATGGAACTGTTGTTTTGTGGAATGCACAGTCATACAAGTTATATAGATGTGCTAGTGTTAAGGATGGCTCCTTGGTGGCCTGTGCATTTTCTCCTAATGGAAACCTCTTTGTCACTGGCTCCTCGTGTGGAGATTTAACACTGTGGGATGATAAAATGAGGTGTCTGCATAGTGAAAAAGCACATGATCTTGGAATTACCTGCTGCGATTTTTCTTCACAGCCAGTTTCTGGTGGAGAACAAGGTCTTCACTTCTTTCGACTGGCATCATGTGGTCAGGATTGCCAGATCAAAATTTGGGTTATTTCCTTTACCCATACCT GATCAGTGGATAAGTCTGTCATAGTGTATGATACTAATACTGAGAATATACTTCACACCTTGACTCAGCACACTAGGTATGTCACAACTTGTGCCTTTGCACCCAATATCCTTTTACTTGCTACTGGTTCAATGGACAAAACAGTGAATATCTGGCAGTTTGACCTGGAAACACCTTGCCAAGCAAGGATCGCAGAAGATCAACCAAAGCAATTTACTGAAGATTGGTCAGAGGACGATGTCTCAAACTGGCTTTGTGCACAAGATTTAAAAGACCTTGTTggtattttcaaaatgaataacATTGATGGGCGAGAACTGTTGAATCTTACAAAAGAAAGTCTAGCTGATGATTTGAAAATTGAATCTCTAGGGCTGCGTAGTAAAGTTCTGCAGAAAATTGAAGAGCTCAGGACAAAGATGAAAACCCTTTCTTCTGGAATTCCTGATGAATTTATATGTCCAATAACTAAGGAGCTTATGAAAGATCCTGTCATTGCATCAGATGGCTATTCATACGAAAAGGAAACAATGGAAAATTGGATCAGCAAAAAGAAACGTACAAGTCCCATGACAAATCTTGTTCTTCCTTCAGTGGTACTTATACCAAATAGGACTCTGAAAATGGCCATTGATCGATGGCTGGagacacatcaaaaataa